Within the Prochlorococcus sp. MIT 1300 genome, the region AATTTAGAATAGTTTGTTGATTAGATAATTCTTTTAATTCAATTTCTAGTTTGAATAGGCGATTTTTACTAGCTGTATCTGATTCGCGTCCAAGTGAAAGTTGTTCCATTTGAAGTTGCAATATCTTGCGGTCAATTTCATCTATTTCTTCTGGTTTTGAGGTGATTTCGGTCTTTAATCTTGAGGCGGACTCATCTACAAGATCAATTGCTTTGTCTGGGAGGAAACGTTCGGTAATGTAGCGATTACTTAAAATAGCTGCTGCTACAAGAGAGTTATCAGCAATCCTTACCCCATGATGAATTTCATAACGTTCTTTTAATCCACGCAGGATAGATATTGTGTCTTCAACTGTAGGTTGATTTATCAGGACTTGTTGAAAGCGTCTCTCTAGAGCAGCATCTTTTTCAATGTGTTGACGATGCTCATTAATTGTTGTAGCTCCAATACAATGTAGTTCTCCTCTGGCTAGCATTGGTTTTAGGAGATTGCTTGCATCCATTGAGCCACCAGTAGCACCTGCGCCTACAACAGTATGGATCTCATCAATAAATAGAACTATTTGTCCGTTAGAAGAAATTACTTCTTTTAGTACTGCCTTTAGTCGTTCTTCGAATTCTCCTCGATATTTAGCTCCAGCTATAAGTGCACCCATATCTAGAGATATTAGTTTTCGATTTTGTAAAGCTGTTGGTACATCTCCATTTACAATCCTTTGAGCAAGTCCTTCTACAATTGCAGTCTTGCCCACTCCCGGTTCGCCTATTAATACTGGATTGTTTTTTGTTCTTCTACTCAATATTTGAATCGTTCTGCGGATTTCTTCATCTCTACCGATAACAGGATCTAATTGTCCATTTTTAGCGGCAGAGGTTAGATCTTTCCCATATTTCTCGAGTGATTCATAGGATATCTCTGGGTTTTGATTGTTTACTTTTTGGCTTCCACGAATCTTTTTAATAGCTCTGTGGAGTTTCTCGTTGTTTAGTCCTTCTTGAGACAGTAGTACTTTGCAAATCCTCTCATCTGCTAGAAGTGCTATTAGTAGATGTTCTACTGAGATGAAACTATCTTCAAGTCTCTTTTTCCCCTGTTCTGCTTTCTCTAGAACTTTTATTAGGGATTTTCCAAGGTAAACAGAGTCGGGATCTCTTTGGAGTTTAGGTTGATTACTGATTTGTTTATCTAGATTGGTTTTGAGAGAGTTTATTGACACTCCTGAGTCCTTTAGGATTTTTACTATTAGTTCGCTCTCTTCAATAAGTGCAAGCATTAAATGCTCACTTTCAATTTGTTGGTGTTTAAGCCTTTGAGCTGCTTGTTGAGCTGAGGTTACTGATGCCCAGGCTCTTTCGGTAAAATCTTCTGCCTTCGGTTGCATGATGGTGTGTTTTCTCTTGGTTTAAACCGTACGGCAAGTTTTTTAAATTCTTACTGAGGTAAACCCATCATATTTGTACGGAGTTCTCTCTAATGTGCGGATATCACCCTTTAAATAATTAATTTAGGGGGCCCTGCAATCTATATAGATAATATTTTTATTCTTAAATAGCAATATAACTTCCTAGGACTTGCTTTGGCTAAAAGGATTAAATGGGTAAAGCCAGTTACGGTGTAGGTTTATTTAGTGTAGGTCTGGCGTATAGGTTTTATGATACTTATAGAGAACCAATCTATTATTCGACTGGCGATTGGATCTTCTTTAAGATCTTTTGAAGTAATTTTGAACCCATATGCTAGAGCTGCCTTAATTATAGAGTCTTCATCTTTGCAGTTTTTAAGTTCTCTGCGTAGTGAATCACTCCTTTCTGCGGATCTTAGGAAATTAGACAACTCTTCTCTGGACATAGGATTTTGGGACCTCTGATAACCTTAATGTTTGCAATTACTAGAAACAGTGTATTCAATATATTGAAGATCATCCAGTTTATTTTGACACTAAAAACAATTATTGCAAACAAAAACCTAGTCAAAGCAACCTCTTAAGTGAAGTTGAGTTTGACTAGGCTTGGAAGAGTATTTGAGTTTGACTCTTTAGCTTAAGTCCAATAAAGGAAAGAGCTAAATCAATTTGAACGATTTACTGAACCACAACTGTGCCTACCATTCCAGCGCCACGATGTGGCTCACAATAAAACTCGTAAGTTCCTGCTGAGGCAAAGGTCTTTTCCCAAGATTCTCCTGGAGCGAAGGCAAGATCAGGATGGCTCAGCTCTTCATGACCATCAAATACAGCATTGTGAGGGGCTAATTTGTTATTGACGAATTTAACGCTGTCTCCTGCAGAAATCGTCACACTGCTTGGTTCGAATGCAAGCATGCCAGCATCGGTTCCGAGCTTGACTTCAACGGTGCTTGCTTGGACGGAGGAAACGCTGAATCCCAGTACAAGTAGTAGTGCGCAGAATCCGGCCGCAAGAGAACGGAACGTAGAAATCATGGTTTTTACTATCTCTTGCAATACTTTAGCGCCTGTTAGGGGCTTTTATGCTTTTGGTAACCCTGAACGATCTAGAACAGTTTCAAGTCTTGGAGCAAAACTCTTTAACCCAAAGGTTTCTGGGGTTGTGAAAGGGTCATGAACAAAATGACGTTGCTTAATGCTGAATCGATCCCAATCTGTTATTTGCAATGGTAGAAACCTGACTAGTACTTTTATTAGCCAGTCGGTTAGTGGTAAGCCAGGTGTTTTTCTAAGACCTCTCCAAGCCCTTAATGTATCTACTGCTTTGTTTAGAGATATGGGTGATTGTCCTAGTACAAGCTTGGTTAAGGTGGGTTGATTCGAATTTTGGAAATGAGGAGGACTGGTTATAGAAAGATGCCCACAAATTGAGGCAATATCAGCAGCATGAATGAAGTGAAAAGTTCCGTTTATACGGATCCACCTGGCTAGCCATAACCATTTACTTGTTTCTATCAGACCTTCGGTGAGATAGCTAGTTGGGAAGATACTTTTCCTATCAACTTTTCCACCAAAAACCAGGGTAGGAAATACAGCAATAATTTTTGATGATAAAGGGTGTTTTTCAAGCTCTTGCAAACATCTGGCTTTTGTTTGAATATACTCGGTCCCATATAAAAATGCTTCCTTTAAGGGTAAAAGCCTTTTGTCCAAGATGCTTGCTGTAGAGAAATAAATTATTTGTTGTATTGCATTTGGGTCAAGATATTTAAGTATTGTTTTTACGGCTAATACATTTACATCATATGCTCGTTTTGGATCCCCCCAAGCTGTTGCTGTATGAATAACCCTAGTTACAGTCTTGAGCTCATTTGCGAAATTATTAGCATCCCGTATATCTCCTATAAGAAGTCTTATGCGAGGGTGATTCTTATCAATGGCTTTGAGTTTATTGGGATCTCTCAGCCATAAAAGGAGGTTGGCTTGGGAGTTTTCAATTAGCCAATGAGCAACATGTTGGCCAACACAACCGCTTGCTCCAGTTATAAGGATTCTGGGGAGGGTCAAGTTACGGCCCTGATTAGGTCATTTACACCTTTGCCTGCCTCAAAAAATACTTTGGCATTTTCTTCAGGGGTGCCAGGAAGAATTCCATGCCCCAAGTTCAGTATGTGTTTGCGACCTTTTGCCTTGAGAACAGCATCAACAATTCTTGAGCGGATAGCCTCTGGAGTTCCAAACAATAGTCCAGGATCAACGTTGCCCTGTATCCCTATGTGTTTCGGAAGCCTGCGACAGCCATCTGCCATGTCAACAGTCCAATCGAGTGAAACAATGTCAACGCCTGTATTACCCATTCGTTCGATCACACCGGCGCTCCCTGATATATAGAGAATCACTGGAGTATCAGGATGAGTCTCTTTTAAGAGCTCTACAACCTTTTTTTGGTATGGAGCAGCAAAAGTGTCGTAGTCGATGGGACTGAGCTGACCAGCCCATGAATCAAACATCTGCACGACTTGTGCTCCTGAGTCAATTTGATATCGCAAATATGTTGCGATTGATTTAGCGAAATGATCTAGGAGCTTGTGTAATAGTTCCGGTTCTTGGAAAGCCATAGCTTTAATGACCGCATAGTTCTTGCTGCTTTTCCCTTCAACCACATAAGCAGCAAGAGTCCAAGGGGCGCCTACAAATCCAAGAACGGCTGCTTTGTTGCCTACGCTATTCCTAAGTCGACCTAGTACTTCCCCTACGAATGACATCGATTGTTGTGGTTCCAGGGGACGAAGATTCTTGATTTGATCAAGAGTTTTGATCGGATCTTGAATTAGGGGTCCCTTGCTTTCAACAATGTCAAATTCAATCCCCATTCCTGGTAAGGGAGTGAGAATGTCCGAGAAAAGAATTACACCATCGGGCTGGAAAGCTTCGAATGGTTGCATTGATATCTCATAAGAGAGCTCAGGATTCTCAGAGCGCTCACGGAAACTTGGGTGGCGGTCCCTTAGCTCTCTATAGACCTTCATATACCGACCTGCTTGTCGCATCATCCATACAGGAGGACGCTCTACAGATTCTCCACGGGCTGCTCTGAGCAATAGGGGATCGGATTCGCTCATTATTTCTTTGAAGTCAAGGAGAAAATTTACTTGAGGCCGTTCCGGATTAAGGCCATTAGTCAAAACTAATGGACAGCTTCGTCACAGGTCTTTTGATTTGGATCAGGAATGAGCCTCATGGTTTGGGTCATGCTGAAAGACCAGAACACTTAGAGGAGGCAGGCAGAGGCTCAATGAATGTTCGTAATCATGACAACCCCATTCATCTGACATCTTCCCTCCCATATTCCCAAGATTGCTTCCGCCATAACAGGAAGCATCTGTGTTGAGAATCTCTTGATAAAAACCAGCTGTTGGAACACCTACTTTGTATTCCGATTGGCTTTGGGGTGTGAAGTTTGCAACTATCACAAGCCAGTCACCACCTTCCCTTTCTCTCCTCATGAAGCTAATAACCGAATTGCTACTGTCGTTGCAATCGATCCATTGGAACCCGTATTGATCGAAGTCGTCTTTCCATAGAGCTGGGTGTGATTTATAAAGGTTATTTAGGTCGTCAAAGAGCTTTTGTATCCCTTGGTGAGGCTCAAAATTTAGGAGATCCCACTGAAGGTCCCCCCAAACATTCCATTCGGACCTTTGGCCAAACTCCATGCCCATAAATATTGTTTTCTTCCCTGGATGTGTCCACATATAAGCAAAAAGGGCTCGAGTATTTGCATATTTTTGCCAATCATCTCCAGGCATTTTATGAAGAATATGGCTTTTTCCATGAACAACTTCATCATGACTTAAAGCCAACATGAAGTTCTCTGTATAGGTATACCAAATTGAAAAAGTAATATTATTTTGGTTGAATTGTCTAAACCATGGATCAAGTTCAAAGTAATCAAGCATATCGTGCATCCAACCCATATTCCATTTTAGGTTGAATCCCAGACCTCCAATATCTGTTGGTTTAGTAACCATTGGCCAGGTTGTGGACTCCTCAGCAATCGATAGGGCTCCTGGAAAATTTTGGAATAGTACGTGGTTTGCTTGCTGGAGGAATTGAACAGCTTCTGTATTTTCTCTGCCTCCACTTTCATTTGGTATCCATTCGCCTTCTGGCCGTAAATAATCTCTGTATAACATTGAAGCAACAGCATCAACACGAATACCATCAATATGAAATTGATCAAACCAATAGACGAGATTTGCAACAAGAAAGTTCCTCACTTCATTGCGGCTATAGTTAAAGATTAAGGTCCCCCACTCCTTGTGCTCACCTATACGGGGATCTGAATGTTCATATAGATGGGTTCCATCAAAAAAAGCTAGGCCATGTCTATCTTTTGGGAAGTGTCCTGGAACCCAGTCAAGGATGACTCCTATCCCTTCAGCATGGCAACGATCTACAAAAACTTTAAATTCATCTGGTGTTCCAAATCTACTCGTTGGTGCATACCAGCCAGTTACTTGGTATCCCCATGATCCATCAAATGGATGCTCAGATATGGGCATTAATTCAATATGTGTAAACCCCCTGGCCTTTACATAGGGAATTAATCTGTCAGCTACTTCTGTATAAGTAAGGAACCTAGCCCCAGGTTTCATGTCTGCGGCAGGTACTGGGGGACGTTTTACACCCTTCGCTTCAGTAAATGGTGCTTCTATCGCGGCATGCATCCAGCTGCCTAGATGCATTTCATAGACAGATATTGGCTGATCAAGAGGGTTAGTTTTATCTCTTTGAATTATCCAGTCTTCATCTTGCCATTCATATTTATCCAGACTTGTAATTATCGAACTGGTCGCTGGCCGAACTTCGTGTTGAAAGCCATATGGGTCAGCTTTTTGATAACAGTGTCCTTCCTGAGTTCGAATTTCATATTTATATAAAGACCCTTCTTGGATTGAAGGTACGAAAAGTTCCCAAATGCCTCCCTGACGTTTTTGCATGGGATGGTGGCGTCCATCCCATGAATTCATATCACCCAATACAGCAACGCTGCGAGCTTGGGGAGCCCACAAGCAGAACATAACTCCTTCCACACCTTGAATATTGGTGATATGGGCACCCATTCGACGCCATATGTGGTGATGATTGCCTTGAGCAAATAAGTGTCGATCTATTTCGCCCATCCATTCTTCACGGAATGCCCAAGGATCTCTTTGCTCGTGCTCTATTCCACCTCTTTTGACTTTGATTGTGTAGGAAGTACCAGGCTGATTATTGAGTGCATGTTCGAATAACCAAGGATGGTGAGGCGTTTTCATAACAGATGGTTTTCCATCAGTTACCAGTTCGACCTGATCTGCTTCTGGCATCCAAATCCGAACAATCCAGTTGTCAGCGTCTTGATGGGGGCCTAATAGGGAAAATGGGTCGTCGTGTCTGCATTCGGCTAATTTTTTTGCTTCTTCAACCATCCAGTTGACTGGAAAACTGGTGGTCATGGAAATAAAGCGAAATCAAATAGAAGTTTAGATCTCCTTGGGTACTTAATGTATTTCCTGTGCTGAGATCAGAGGAGTGAAAAGTAGCTTTGATTCGGAAAGAAGGAGCTGGATAGTTGTCACATTGCACTGTGGCCCAGGTGGTCCTGGCTCAAACCGGGTATCCCCAGGGTTGATTCCAATAGCAGGCCAGGCTGATCCAGCTATTGAGATTCGGAGCTGTTCTCCAGGTCTTATATCTGCAAGTAGTGGTTGGAGTAATACTTTCCTAAGTTGAAGTTCAGTTGAACATTTTCCTATTATTCGTAAAACCCCTGTGGAAAGTTGTTTTACGTTGTTTCCGTTTTTATTTACAACGGAAAGTCCTACTGCCAGGTCAAAGCTTTCCTGATCTGAACTAGCAATTATTTCTAGAGAAGGTCTGCCTTTTAGTTGCTGTAATTTTTGAAAAGGAGAACTAGTAAATGTTGCCACATCTGCTCTGTTATCAATATTGCTTCTATCAGTAGGGCCTGGATTAGGGCTTAAATGACCTCCAGTAGATGGCACAGGTCGCCATGGGTCGTGAACAATTTGTACTATTCCTTCGCCTGTGTCTTCTGGTATTAGCTTCCCATCTGAAGAATTAATACAAGCAAGCCCTGTACTAAATAGACTCCAAGAAATTCCTAAAGCTTCTTCTTTTGCTTCTTCGTTATATACTTTCCATTCCTTCTTCGTGATATTCCAGAGATACTTTTTCTTTCTAGTTCCACTTGAGCTTCCTACTTTATCTTTTAAATGCTTATTAAAGAATCTCAAATGAATTTCCTGAACCTCTTCCCACCATTCAAGGTGAGTGGCTGGACCTATATGTAGCTCAGGACTTCCGCCACATCTACAGGACTCTTGATACATATCGAGTATTCCTAATAAATGAGGATCCCACCAGCCTCCTATTAGTAATAGAGGTTGTCTTAGCCAAGTTGTTAATGGCTTATGTAGTACCCATTCATGGTCATTATGTGGGCATTGATTTAGCCATTTTAATGTTATCCCTTTAGGATCATATTTTTCCAGGATTGATTTGCCTTTAAGTAAATAGCTACCATCATTAAGGCTTTGATAGAGTTCATGCCAATGACTTTCTTGACCTTTTCGCTTGGCTTGAAGTGCTGCTAATTGGATTCCCCAAGCAAGATTTAAGTGCCACCAATGTGCCCCTCCCTCACAACTCCAGTGATCACGTTCATTGAACCCAGTCATGGCAGGTGCCATGCAATCTGGAGGCTGTGCACCAGTAACCGCAGTTAATTGAGTGAGACCCTGATAAGAGAAGCCGTATGTGCCAAGACGCCCATTGCATTCCTTTAGGTCTCTAACCCAGCTTTGTGTTTGGGTTGTGTCGGAAGCTTCTTGTTTAAATCCAATGAAGTCCCCCATTGACTCCCCCTGGCCTCGGACATCTTGGACAACAACTAAATATCCATGGCTTGCCCACCATGATGGATGTGCATAGGTAATAGTTGAAGCAATTGTTCTGCCATAAGGTTGTCTCATTAATAAGGCTGGCCATGGACCACCTCTCTGAGGGGACCAAATTCTTGCTTTGAGTTTGACACCATCTTGAAGTGTCATGGAGGAATCCCTCCATAGAACCAAACCGCTTTCAGTAGGCTTCTTATCGAACATCAGGGCAGTTCATACCTGCTACGTAAGTCATTAAAATCTCTGCATCGAGCATGCTTAGATTTTTTTTGCGAGCGATCTCTTTGATCGCTTTTTGGGAGTTTTTAGAAATTCCTTTTTCGTTGAGGAGTTTGAAGTGTTGACATAGAGCACGAGCTTCTTCCGGGTTTTGTTTGACGTTTTCAAGTAGTGAGGCTTCTACTCTTAGATACTGATTAGAGCCTGTGATGGCTACTAATACTAGTGAGGCCAAACATGTCAAAGCCCTTTTTGTATTGCCGAGAATATATTTCATCTTTCTAAGTGTGGAGTGAGGGTTTGTTGATGAGTTTTAATGTTTGCCTGGATTTTGCTAACTCGATTAAAGCATGAGCTTTGGCCAAATTTAATAATGGTTTTCTTCTAACTCCTAGTTGCCTTTCTAATCTACCGGTTTTTTTAATCAGTTCCTCAGGCGTTGAAGTTGCTAAGACTTTAATTGTAGCTAATCCAGCATGAACTAATAAAGCCGCTTCTTCAAATTTTACTCCTATGTCTAACATAAGTTGAGCAATTCCTCTTAATCGCCTTAAATTTATGGGTGAAGATTTACCTGTTCGGACTAGACTATCTATCTCAGGATTGGTTAGATCTCGTAGTTCTTTCCAAGTAGTGAGTCCTTCCTTGACTAACTGATTATGTTCATCACGAAAATGCTTAGGGAGGGAATCTATATGGTCATCATTATCCATTGTTTTTTTGAGGTACTGGAAGAATTAACTCTTGACTTAGATCTCTTACAACTTCAGTAAGTATCACAGGACGACTAATTCCATCTTCTACTGGTTGAACTTGTCTAAGGCGTACATGTACTATGCCGCCTTTTCGTCCACCTCCTTTGATGTTGCCAGCAATCTTTTTTATAGATGGTTCAATTGCTTCTTCAGGAAAGTCTAAAGATGCTTGAGCAACTACTAGGTCATCTCCGTTGTCAAAAACAACCGGTGCATATATTGCTCCTTCAACATCTAGCGGGGGCTTGTAACTGGCGGCAAAAGCCCAGGTGCTTACTGCTAGCAGGAAAGTGAAAATCGTTGCACCTACTAGTCGAAATTTTGCACCCCAGCCAATTATGAAGGAGATTAAAGTTATTCCACTGAGGGCTAAGGCTCCCCATAAAAGCCATGTGGACGACACTTGGACAAGCTCAGGCAGGTTCATGGGCTGGTAAAGAGCTGGTTCACTTCTTATAGTTCAGATACTCCCTTAAAGATTACAAAAAAGCGATGGGAGTAGGGACTAAATACTTAAATTTGAAAAAATGGAGTTTCAGAGGGACTCTGGTAGTTTTTTTTGGATCTTGTCTTTGGGTTGGTTCTGATTGGACGGCCGGTAAAGCTTTTCGCTTTTTTAAGCCTCAAATTGAGCAAAAGCTTTCTGGTTCAATTGGCCGGCCTGTAAGGATTGGTCCCTATGAGGGACTAAGACCATGGGGGATAGCCATAGGTCATACCAAATTTTTGCCAGGTCTAAAGGATTCCTCTTCCTTAGAGGCATCTGCGTTGACCGTCAACTTTGCGCCTTTAAAGAGTTTGTTGCGTTGGCGACCAGTTGCAATGATTAAGCCTAAGGGCACGGTTTTGAATTTACTTCGAAACAAAGATGGACAATATTGGGTAAAAAGTGATTTGAAATCAGGCCAACCTTTCTCGTTAGACTTGTTTTTGGATTTAAGGGACGCTGCAAGGGTTCGGATAAAACATGCTCAACTTGACTTACTTTTAAGTGGTCAAAGTACGTTCCAAATTGCTGAAAAGAGGGCGGTTGGTTCTGTTTATGTAGGATTGCCGAATGAAGGTAAACTTTTACTTACTGGTAGCAGCTCTTGGGATCAATTAGAACTTAATGCACATGCTAGATTTGAGAGCATTAATTTGCAACCACTTCAAGGATTATTCGATGAGAAATTGTCTTTAGCTATTGAGGGACTGATTGGTGGCGATGTTCAGTTGAATATTAAAGAAGAAGGAAAGTTTTCCTGTAGAGGAGGACTTAATTTGGTGAATTTTAATCTTAAAGGCAGACCCTTGAGGAATTTTCTTTCTTCAAAAAAAGCTACTATTGAATGTAGTAAGGATATCGTGAGATTTAAGGAGAGTCAATGGATTTATGGTCCTTGGAAGATTGGTTTAGAAGGCTATCTTCCAATAATAAAGGACAAAATTTCTAAATTAAATATAAGTGGTTCTGCTTCTTTAAAAAAATTTAGTGAGGATGGACTATCTTTCAGAGCAGGCTTGCCGCTGGAGTTCAGTGAAAAAGGTTTTATTCTTGGAGATTTGAATGCTGATTTAGGTTTAAAGAGTTTTCCTTTAAGTCATCTTGAAGAAATTTTAGGTTTCTCTATGGCTGGAAATCTTTCGGCAAAGGGACAAATTAAAGGCCCCCTTACTGGATTAACTTCTGATTTTTCGCTTCGAGTTTTAAACCCACAAGTTGGAGGCTTTCGACTTCAAGAGGAGTGGATAGGCTCTCTTGCTGGGGAATTAGCTGGTGGTGGCAGTCTTCAAATGAAATCAACTTCTGCAGTTTTACCAGGGACACTTAAAGCGAAATTGAGGAAGAATTGGTTACCAGAAAAACTAACTATTTCTCGTAAAGACGGTACTCTTTCACTGCAGCAAAAGGGTGATGGTTATCGCTGGAAGTTGAAAGATTTTAATCTTGAAGGAGTTGAAATCGCTATTTCTCCAAAAAAGAGTTTTGAAGCTATTTATGGTTTAGTTTCTGGTCAAGGTGGTTTGGGATTAGGCCAGTTTGGTTTTGATGGCCAGATTGCCATGTCTTATTTGAGGTTTATGGGATTTAAGTTGCAGGAAGCAAAGCTTCAAGGAAGTCTTGTAGAGCGTAATTATAAGTTAACAGCAGAACTTTCTCCTCCTACTCAGGGCTCATTCTTGTTAAGTGCTGATGGTCGAATTGGCGGTTCTATAAGATCAATAATCAAAATGAAAGAAGTTAGTCCCCGTTGGATGGTAAACAATGCTTTGCAATTTTCAGTTATCAACTCTGGTGTTAAGCCTGCCTTTGGTAATGCAAAAGATTTAGGTGCTTCATTCATTAATACATTTGGGGGCTCATTAGATGATTTGCTTAGAGCATTGTCCGAATCTGAGAAGTCTCTAGTTAACTCTGATCATAAAAGTCAAAATAAGAACTTTGTTAATACAGAAGATCTTCGAGGAAAGATTGATGCAAGTGTTGAACTGAAAGGACCTGACTTAAGGAAATTAGATCTGAACCTTCAGGTTGGTGGTCATATTTGGAAAAAGGAAGAAAGCGCAAAAGTGGCTCTTAGAAAGAAGCCGTTTTTGGTAAGACTTAAAGGCCCATTAGCTGGGGGGGTAGGAGAGTTTTCGCTTTTGGATTTTCCATCTTCTACCTTGTCCTTATTAGGGCCAATTACTCCTAGATTTAATTCTTCTTTAGGTATTAGAGGTAAATATAAACTTGATACTAAAACCCCTGAATTTAATGGAGAGTTACTATTCAAAGACGAAAGGTCTTCAGATAATGAAATCATTTTAGACAGAGGAAAGGTTTTGTTTCGCAGAAATGTCTTCGAAGTGGATGTAGCGCTTAGAAATGTTTCCTCTAAAGAGGCTGTAAGTTTTAGAGGCTTTCTCCCAATTGATCCCCTTTCACAAATTGACCTAAAGGTTGAGACTAAAGGAGATGGACTAAAGCTACTGAATGGATTAACAGATGGATCTGTTTTGTGGAAGAGTGGAAGAGCTGATCTTGAGTTTCTATTAAAGGGAAGCAGAATAGATCCAAAGTTTGAAGGTTCATTAACTTTAAGTAAAGGTTCGCTAGAGGTTCTTGAAGAAGTCGTAGAGGATTTAGATGTTTCGTTAAACTTAAACCCTAAAAGATTAGAATTGAAGAGACTTCAGGCCAGGATTGGCTCAAATGGCACATTAAAAGGTAATGGTGCTCTTCCAATTTTTCTTGCTAATAAAGAAGATGACTTGTTGAATCTAGGTATTAAAAAGGTAAGGTTAAGGTTGCCTACCGCTAATGTCGAATTGGCTGGTGACGTTAAGCTCAAAGGTGCATTACTTAACCCAAGTTTTGGAGGAGAACTGTCTATAAGTGATGGGTTTATATCTCCAGTTCGTTCAGCATTTGCTACTTCTAGAAGGCCTACCTTTAACTCAAATCCATCAAATAGAACTCCACTAAAATCATCTTCAATGCCTAAGGATGAAATTCCCAGTATGCTGGAGAAATGGGATTTTAATCAGCCTTTAGTTCTACTTAGTAACGAAGGCGAGGCTCCTATGAGCACAAAGATTCGGTCTGCCATGCCAAATTTTCCTAAGCTGAGCTTCGATAACTTTAATTTGCGTCTTGGCCCTAACCTACGTATAACATCTCAGCCTCTGGCGGATTTTCGAACTGAGGGATTGCTGAAGTTAAATGGACCGCTTGACTCAACTATGAAAGCTAGTGGAGTAGTAAGGCTACTAAACGGTCGAGTCAACCTGTTTACTACGACTTTTAACCTGGACCGTAGATCACCAAATGTGGCAGTCTTTACTCCATCATTAGGTTTTGTTCCTTATATTGACGTAGCACTTATTACAAGAGTCTCAGAAAAAAATATTTCTGAGGCAGGTAAGATTACTTCATCAAGTGATTTTTCAAGTAACGGATCTGGTGGTGTAGGTGTTGGTGGATTTCGTTTAATTAAAGTAAAGGTTGAAGCATCTGGTCCAGCTGATCGTATTACTGAAAACTTTAAGTTGAGCAGTACGCCACCAATGCAACGTGATGAGATATTTGGCTTAATAGGTGGGAATTCTTTGAGAGAACTCCTAGGAGGGGAAGAACAAAATATTTTAGCTAATGTGATTGGTAAATCTGTTCTATCTCCAGTCTTAGGAAATATCTCTGGAGCATTTAGTGAGAGATTACAAGTGGCTTTATATCCAGCATATGTAACTCCTGATCCATCCAAAAAAACAACTGAAACTCAATCTGGGAGTCAAGAGCAAACCCCTACTGGTCAGTCTAATCAACAAGCTTGGGTTACTGAAGTAGGTGTCGATTTGACTGAAAGGTTTAATCTTTCTTTTCTTGCTACCCCAAATAGAAATGATATTCCATC harbors:
- a CDS encoding translocation/assembly module TamB domain-containing protein yields the protein MGVGTKYLNLKKWSFRGTLVVFFGSCLWVGSDWTAGKAFRFFKPQIEQKLSGSIGRPVRIGPYEGLRPWGIAIGHTKFLPGLKDSSSLEASALTVNFAPLKSLLRWRPVAMIKPKGTVLNLLRNKDGQYWVKSDLKSGQPFSLDLFLDLRDAARVRIKHAQLDLLLSGQSTFQIAEKRAVGSVYVGLPNEGKLLLTGSSSWDQLELNAHARFESINLQPLQGLFDEKLSLAIEGLIGGDVQLNIKEEGKFSCRGGLNLVNFNLKGRPLRNFLSSKKATIECSKDIVRFKESQWIYGPWKIGLEGYLPIIKDKISKLNISGSASLKKFSEDGLSFRAGLPLEFSEKGFILGDLNADLGLKSFPLSHLEEILGFSMAGNLSAKGQIKGPLTGLTSDFSLRVLNPQVGGFRLQEEWIGSLAGELAGGGSLQMKSTSAVLPGTLKAKLRKNWLPEKLTISRKDGTLSLQQKGDGYRWKLKDFNLEGVEIAISPKKSFEAIYGLVSGQGGLGLGQFGFDGQIAMSYLRFMGFKLQEAKLQGSLVERNYKLTAELSPPTQGSFLLSADGRIGGSIRSIIKMKEVSPRWMVNNALQFSVINSGVKPAFGNAKDLGASFINTFGGSLDDLLRALSESEKSLVNSDHKSQNKNFVNTEDLRGKIDASVELKGPDLRKLDLNLQVGGHIWKKEESAKVALRKKPFLVRLKGPLAGGVGEFSLLDFPSSTLSLLGPITPRFNSSLGIRGKYKLDTKTPEFNGELLFKDERSSDNEIILDRGKVLFRRNVFEVDVALRNVSSKEAVSFRGFLPIDPLSQIDLKVETKGDGLKLLNGLTDGSVLWKSGRADLEFLLKGSRIDPKFEGSLTLSKGSLEVLEEVVEDLDVSLNLNPKRLELKRLQARIGSNGTLKGNGALPIFLANKEDDLLNLGIKKVRLRLPTANVELAGDVKLKGALLNPSFGGELSISDGFISPVRSAFATSRRPTFNSNPSNRTPLKSSSMPKDEIPSMLEKWDFNQPLVLLSNEGEAPMSTKIRSAMPNFPKLSFDNFNLRLGPNLRITSQPLADFRTEGLLKLNGPLDSTMKASGVVRLLNGRVNLFTTTFNLDRRSPNVAVFTPSLGFVPYIDVALITRVSEKNISEAGKITSSSDFSSNGSGGVGVGGFRLIKVKVEASGPADRITENFKLSSTPPMQRDEIFGLIGGNSLRELLGGEEQNILANVIGKSVLSPVLGNISGAFSERLQVALYPAYVTPDPSKKTTETQSGSQEQTPTGQSNQQAWVTEVGVDLTERFNLSFLATPNRNDIPSQTTLNYQVTPSLGLVGSLDREGTWQSRLQLFFRF